A window of Metabacillus sp. B2-18 contains these coding sequences:
- a CDS encoding aminoglycoside adenylyltransferase domain-containing protein, with product MVYNLKSSSFDTNDFIFNLQKGISEIIKDDLIGIYIHGSLAMGGFNPNSSDIDVLVVTNKSMTVETKRKLAKLLLMHSSSPFPVEISFLNTEQLKVWQHPCPFDFHYSEFWRERYANDLLSGTDKFLNGDVNTDADLAAHITITNKRGVCVYGKSIDEVFPLVPSSDYLSSIMGDFTDCLENIEEDPIYCTLNLIRVYWYLKEGVISSKQEAGNWGLSTLPKEIKNTVEKVVKCYSNDKDTYSFEKDELVFLKNYISNDVKKLLN from the coding sequence ATGGTTTATAATTTGAAATCAAGTTCATTCGATACAAATGATTTTATTTTCAACCTGCAAAAAGGGATTTCAGAAATAATCAAAGATGATTTAATTGGTATCTATATCCACGGTTCCTTAGCAATGGGAGGATTTAATCCGAACAGTAGTGATATTGATGTATTGGTCGTTACAAACAAGTCGATGACAGTTGAAACTAAAAGGAAATTAGCAAAGCTCTTATTAATGCATTCTAGTTCCCCATTTCCTGTTGAAATTAGTTTCCTGAATACTGAACAATTAAAGGTCTGGCAGCATCCTTGCCCATTTGATTTTCATTATAGTGAATTTTGGAGAGAACGATATGCAAATGATTTATTAAGTGGAACAGACAAATTTTTGAATGGTGATGTTAATACCGATGCAGATTTAGCAGCTCATATTACCATCACTAATAAAAGAGGGGTTTGTGTATATGGTAAATCTATTGATGAAGTTTTTCCTTTAGTTCCATCCTCAGATTATCTATCATCAATAATGGGTGATTTCACGGATTGTTTAGAAAATATCGAAGAAGACCCAATTTACTGTACGCTAAATTTGATTAGAGTTTATTGGTACCTAAAAGAAGGTGTTATTTCTTCAAAGCAAGAAGCTGGTAACTGGGGGTTATCTACACTTCCCAAAGAGATAAAAAACACCGTTGAAAAAGTGGTTAAATGTTATTCAAATGATAAAGATACTTATAGTTTTGAGAAAGATGAACTGGTATTCTTAAAAAACTACATTTCAAACGATGTAAAGAAATTATTGAACTAA